One window of the Acaryochloris sp. CCMEE 5410 genome contains the following:
- a CDS encoding PAS domain-containing sensor histidine kinase gives MDNSWVPEAPSPTASELEQLRRQNELILNSVGEGIYGLDLEGNVTFVNPAAAEMIGWQTSDLIGQSMHRVLHHSHPDGSHYPRQTCPIYAAFKDGVVHRVTDEVFWRKDGTSFPVEYISTPMQDEQGQIVGAVVTFRDVSERQWAERILQQTNEALELKVQERTAELLQANQQLQELSDLRSRFVAMVCHEFRNPLNNIALSVSSLERYDQQLSAIQKQEYLQAIIANTDRMTAMIDDILVLGRIEAQQLPFTPTTLELVGFCREVLQELQPTTPDHALHFTCRHTQIWVQMDEQVLRSILVNILQNAIRYSPNPKPIELKLARRKQQLTLQITDHGLGIPEADQPFLFEPFHRGRNVSNIPGTGLGLNIVKQFVALLHGTITFDSTLGMGTSFRIRLPLESPD, from the coding sequence ATGGATAACAGTTGGGTTCCAGAGGCTCCCTCGCCCACGGCCAGTGAACTGGAACAGTTACGACGGCAAAATGAACTGATTCTTAATTCCGTGGGGGAAGGAATCTATGGCCTCGATTTAGAGGGAAACGTCACCTTTGTGAATCCAGCCGCAGCGGAGATGATTGGTTGGCAGACATCGGATCTGATCGGCCAGTCCATGCATCGGGTCTTGCATCATTCCCATCCCGACGGCAGTCACTATCCCCGCCAGACCTGTCCAATTTATGCCGCCTTTAAGGACGGGGTTGTTCACCGAGTCACCGATGAAGTGTTCTGGCGCAAAGATGGCACCTCTTTCCCAGTGGAATATATCAGTACCCCGATGCAGGATGAACAGGGCCAGATTGTGGGGGCGGTGGTCACCTTTCGAGATGTCTCGGAACGACAGTGGGCAGAGCGAATTCTCCAGCAAACCAATGAAGCCCTCGAACTCAAAGTCCAAGAACGAACCGCAGAGTTGCTCCAGGCCAACCAACAATTGCAAGAACTTAGTGATTTGCGATCGCGCTTCGTAGCCATGGTCTGTCATGAATTCCGTAACCCCCTGAATAATATCGCTCTCTCGGTTTCATCCCTGGAGCGCTATGACCAACAACTTTCGGCCATCCAAAAGCAGGAGTACCTGCAGGCCATTATTGCCAATACCGATCGAATGACGGCAATGATTGATGATATTTTGGTCCTCGGTCGGATTGAAGCCCAGCAGTTGCCCTTCACCCCCACGACTTTGGAACTGGTTGGGTTTTGTCGCGAGGTTTTGCAGGAACTGCAGCCAACCACCCCCGATCATGCCTTGCACTTCACCTGTCGCCACACCCAAATATGGGTGCAGATGGATGAGCAAGTGCTGCGCTCGATTCTGGTCAATATCTTGCAGAATGCGATTCGTTATTCCCCCAACCCCAAGCCGATTGAGCTAAAGCTAGCTCGCCGCAAACAGCAGCTGACCCTACAAATTACCGATCACGGCTTAGGCATTCCCGAGGCAGATCAACCGTTTCTATTTGAGCCCTTTCATCGGGGACGTAATGTCAGCAATATTCCAGGGACGGGGTTGGGGCTGAATATCGTCAAACAGTTTGTGGCCCTACTACACGGGACCATCACCTTTGACAGTACCCTGGGCATGGGGACGTCTTTTCGAATCCGTTTGCCCCTGGAATCGCCAGATTAG
- a CDS encoding Uma2 family endonuclease: protein MTFAKTQTLTLEEFLKFPNLEQSPAWEYVDGEAAQKPMPKVRHSLLQKRLLTKLEDSEGRYLTLPELRCTFGGRSVVPDLVVVSLDKIKLNDWGEPEDNFTQPPDWSIEVLSPDQNANRVIDNLLHCIRHGGLLGWLIDPDDYSVLVLTPHKEIEIYRGDQQLQGLDGMDLNLTAEEIFSWLKLGTN from the coding sequence ATGACATTTGCCAAGACTCAAACACTCACCTTAGAAGAGTTTCTTAAATTCCCGAATTTGGAACAATCACCAGCTTGGGAATATGTCGATGGCGAGGCAGCTCAAAAACCAATGCCTAAAGTTCGACACTCTTTATTGCAAAAGCGGCTATTGACTAAATTAGAGGATTCAGAGGGCCGTTATCTGACTTTACCTGAACTGCGCTGTACCTTTGGGGGTCGCTCAGTGGTCCCTGACCTTGTGGTGGTGTCTTTAGATAAAATTAAACTGAATGACTGGGGGGAGCCAGAAGATAACTTTACTCAGCCTCCAGATTGGTCAATTGAAGTTCTTTCTCCCGATCAGAATGCCAATCGTGTGATTGATAATCTACTTCACTGTATACGTCATGGCGGTCTCTTGGGCTGGTTAATCGATCCAGATGACTACTCTGTGCTGGTATTAACACCTCACAAAGAGATAGAAATCTATCGGGGTGACCAACAGCTCCAAGGTCTAGATGGAATGGACTTGAACCTGACGGCAGAGGAAATATTTAGCTGGTTAAAGCTCGGTACGAATTGA
- a CDS encoding GTP-binding protein, whose protein sequence is MVNLSSAVPVTVLTGYLGAGKTTLLNRILTHEHGKKVAVIVNEFGAVGIDNQLVIDADEEIFEMNNGCICCTVRGDLIRIIGNLMRRRDRFDHLVIETTGLADPAPVIQTFFVDEEIQAQLDLDAVVTVVDAQHVETHWQSEEVQEQIAFADVILLNKTDLVPPEKLTELEQKMRAMNAMVKIHRTHQCQIGMDAILGVKAFDLQRALEIDPEFLGEDAHEHDESVYSCALVEPGAVNLDKLNTWMSDLLQTHGPNIFRMKGILNVEDEDRRFVFQGVHMIFEGSPDRPWKSSETRQNEIVFIGRDLDAMNLEASFQACLV, encoded by the coding sequence ATGGTTAATTTATCTTCCGCCGTCCCTGTCACCGTATTAACTGGATACTTAGGGGCAGGCAAAACGACCTTACTCAATCGCATCCTCACCCACGAGCATGGGAAAAAAGTCGCCGTGATTGTCAATGAATTTGGGGCTGTGGGTATCGATAATCAGCTCGTCATTGATGCGGATGAAGAAATCTTTGAGATGAACAACGGCTGCATTTGCTGTACGGTCCGGGGAGATTTGATTCGGATTATTGGGAATTTGATGCGACGACGCGATCGCTTTGATCACTTAGTCATAGAAACCACGGGGTTAGCCGATCCTGCTCCTGTGATTCAAACCTTTTTTGTGGATGAAGAGATTCAGGCCCAGCTTGATTTGGATGCGGTGGTCACTGTGGTGGATGCCCAGCATGTTGAAACCCATTGGCAAAGCGAGGAAGTGCAGGAGCAAATTGCCTTTGCTGATGTGATTCTCCTCAATAAAACCGACTTGGTCCCTCCAGAAAAGCTCACAGAACTGGAGCAAAAAATGCGGGCGATGAATGCAATGGTCAAAATTCACCGCACCCACCAATGTCAAATTGGGATGGATGCCATTCTGGGCGTTAAGGCCTTTGACCTGCAGCGGGCGTTGGAGATTGACCCAGAATTTTTAGGAGAAGATGCTCATGAACATGACGAATCTGTGTATTCTTGCGCTCTTGTAGAACCAGGGGCCGTCAATCTAGACAAGCTGAATACTTGGATGAGTGACCTCCTACAAACCCACGGTCCCAACATTTTTCGGATGAAGGGCATTCTCAATGTCGAGGATGAGGACCGTCGTTTTGTCTTTCAAGGGGTGCATATGATCTTTGAAGGGTCTCCTGATCGTCCCTGGAAATCGTCTGAGACCCGCCAGAACGAAATTGTGTTTATTGGCCGAGATTTAGATGCCATGAATTTAGAAGCCTCTTTCCAAGCCTGTTTAGTGTGA
- a CDS encoding DUF547 domain-containing protein — MKKIKPFSILLPGVLLLGSCANLPFIGAEDIPVQAAIDSNKPFSNDDYSQLLTEYVTDDGWVNYEGLQKNRGALDRYYAQLAAVTPDTYKGWDENQQLAYLMNAYNALTLLAIIEQEPLKASIRDIPGVWSSKKFQLAGESKTLNNIEHDIIRPTFNEPRIHAALVCAAKSCPPLRNEPFTAENVDAQLEDQTKRWLARPDSGFRIDRQENKVYLSKIFDWYGDDWKPDFAVKDQFGGDDKQKAVLNFISNYVSEEDKAYLKAGNYQVSYLGYDWSLNKQ, encoded by the coding sequence ATGAAAAAGATAAAACCCTTTTCTATTTTGTTACCAGGTGTGCTTCTGCTGGGCAGCTGTGCCAATCTGCCATTTATCGGTGCTGAAGATATCCCAGTTCAAGCGGCGATTGATTCCAATAAGCCTTTTAGCAACGATGACTATTCACAGTTGCTCACTGAATACGTCACAGATGATGGTTGGGTCAATTACGAGGGTTTGCAAAAAAATCGGGGAGCATTGGATCGCTACTACGCTCAGTTGGCTGCCGTTACCCCAGATACTTACAAAGGCTGGGACGAGAATCAGCAATTGGCATACCTGATGAATGCCTATAACGCCTTGACCTTGCTCGCCATCATTGAGCAGGAACCTCTCAAAGCCAGTATTCGAGATATTCCAGGGGTCTGGAGTTCCAAGAAATTTCAGCTGGCAGGTGAATCCAAAACCCTAAACAATATCGAGCATGATATTATCCGTCCCACCTTCAATGAGCCACGCATTCATGCAGCCTTAGTCTGTGCCGCCAAGAGCTGTCCTCCCCTGCGCAATGAACCGTTCACAGCCGAAAATGTAGATGCTCAGCTAGAAGATCAAACCAAAAGATGGCTCGCCCGCCCTGACAGTGGCTTCCGGATTGATCGACAAGAGAACAAAGTCTATCTGTCTAAAATCTTTGACTGGTATGGCGATGACTGGAAACCTGATTTTGCCGTCAAGGATCAGTTCGGTGGCGATGATAAGCAAAAAGCAGTCCTCAACTTTATTAGCAACTATGTCTCTGAAGAAGACAAAGCCTATTTAAAAGCTGGCAACTATCAAGTCAGTTATTTAGGCTATGATTGGTCCCTCAATAAGCAATAA
- a CDS encoding Vat family streptogramin A O-acetyltransferase, whose protein sequence is MEYPDPTVVHPMAGFPQICFIKNTVTNPNIVIGDYTYYDDPVDSENFERNVLYHFPFVGDKLIIGKFCALSRGIRFIMNGANHKMSGFSTFPFEIFGKDWQRITPQGNEYPYKGDTIIGHDVWIGYEAVIMPGIKIGDGAIVAAQSVVTKDVPPYTIVGGNPATVIRQRFPDSVVQALLGIAWWNWDIETITANLEKIVGADIDVLRACL, encoded by the coding sequence ATGGAATACCCTGACCCTACCGTGGTTCATCCTATGGCGGGGTTTCCGCAAATTTGCTTTATCAAAAATACGGTCACCAATCCCAACATCGTGATTGGTGACTACACCTATTACGACGACCCCGTTGACTCCGAGAACTTTGAGCGCAACGTCCTCTATCACTTCCCTTTTGTTGGCGACAAGCTGATCATTGGCAAGTTCTGCGCTTTATCCCGAGGCATTCGGTTCATCATGAATGGGGCGAACCATAAAATGTCCGGCTTCTCCACCTTTCCCTTTGAAATCTTTGGCAAGGATTGGCAACGGATTACCCCTCAGGGAAATGAGTATCCCTACAAGGGAGATACCATTATTGGTCATGATGTCTGGATTGGTTATGAAGCTGTGATCATGCCAGGTATCAAGATTGGCGATGGGGCCATCGTAGCTGCCCAGTCAGTGGTCACCAAAGATGTCCCACCCTACACCATTGTGGGTGGTAATCCTGCCACTGTGATACGCCAGAGATTCCCCGATTCAGTCGTGCAAGCCTTGCTGGGTATTGCTTGGTGGAATTGGGATATTGAGACCATCACAGCCAATCTAGAGAAAATTGTGGGTGCTGACATTGATGTATTGCGAGCATGTCTGTAG
- a CDS encoding response regulator, with amino-acid sequence MTQTILIIEDEAQTRRVFLSSLSFEGFSALEASCGWEGVKLAQTHHPDLIVCDIMMPDMDGYQVLTELRQSADTAGIPFIFLTAKATMAELRVGMNLGADDYLTKPCTVGQFLDAIATRLQRHANFQQQSLEATPPTRIFPDCPRLNPIFQFIEDHYQQPIQLQDVAQVVGYSPAYLTSLVNNQTGRSVKQWIIERRMVQGRQLLSDTDASIKQIASKIGYTDAGYFIRQFRRIHGVSPQAWRQSQK; translated from the coding sequence ATGACCCAGACGATTCTCATTATCGAGGATGAGGCCCAGACTCGCAGGGTGTTCCTTAGCAGTTTATCTTTTGAGGGGTTTAGTGCCTTAGAGGCCAGCTGTGGCTGGGAAGGGGTAAAGTTGGCTCAAACCCACCATCCGGATCTGATTGTTTGTGACATTATGATGCCAGATATGGATGGCTATCAGGTGCTAACTGAGCTGCGACAAAGTGCTGATACGGCGGGCATCCCGTTTATTTTCCTGACGGCAAAGGCGACCATGGCTGAACTGCGCGTCGGCATGAACCTAGGGGCGGATGACTATTTGACCAAACCTTGTACGGTGGGACAGTTTTTAGATGCGATCGCAACTCGTCTGCAGCGCCATGCCAACTTCCAACAGCAATCTCTGGAAGCAACCCCTCCCACTCGTATTTTTCCTGACTGTCCTCGACTCAATCCTATCTTTCAATTTATTGAAGACCATTATCAGCAACCGATTCAGCTTCAGGACGTCGCCCAGGTGGTCGGCTATTCTCCGGCTTACCTGACCAGCTTGGTCAATAATCAAACAGGCCGTTCCGTTAAGCAGTGGATTATTGAACGCCGGATGGTGCAAGGCCGCCAACTATTGTCGGATACGGATGCATCCATCAAACAGATTGCGTCTAAAATTGGCTACACCGATGCGGGCTACTTTATTCGTCAATTTCGCCGAATTCATGGGGTTTCTCCCCAGGCTTGGCGACAAAGCCAAAAATAA
- a CDS encoding TVP38/TMEM64 family protein: MNRTLRRLLKFLLIIGVVVGLIWLIQQYGMERIRANVAYMGVWAPIGIFALRFISVVIPALPSTAWSLLAGSVLANFWTALFTVVLADVISCSLAFFLAKKFGRNLVEKLVGTKFMDKVDKVSQRHLETNFFLLMGFLMTGVFDFVSYGVGLTTTRWVQFIPALLIGITIHNTPVVAIGAGLFAEGNGQFLAVAAVLGIFSLAIITGWLQRRKSQTAGG; encoded by the coding sequence ATGAATAGAACTCTGCGCAGACTGCTTAAATTCCTCTTGATTATCGGGGTTGTGGTGGGCTTAATCTGGCTCATCCAACAATATGGAATGGAGCGAATTCGGGCCAATGTTGCCTATATGGGCGTCTGGGCACCGATCGGTATTTTTGCCCTCCGCTTTATCAGCGTCGTGATTCCAGCGTTACCTAGTACGGCCTGGTCTCTGTTGGCAGGGAGTGTTCTAGCTAACTTTTGGACAGCATTATTTACGGTTGTCTTGGCAGATGTCATTTCTTGTAGCCTGGCGTTTTTCCTAGCGAAAAAATTTGGTCGAAATTTGGTGGAAAAGCTTGTTGGAACTAAGTTTATGGATAAAGTTGACAAAGTCAGCCAACGGCATTTGGAGACTAACTTCTTTCTCCTAATGGGGTTCCTAATGACGGGGGTATTTGATTTTGTCAGCTATGGCGTTGGGTTAACGACAACCAGGTGGGTACAGTTTATCCCTGCACTGCTGATTGGTATAACCATTCACAACACTCCTGTTGTCGCCATAGGTGCGGGATTATTTGCTGAGGGCAATGGCCAGTTTTTAGCTGTAGCGGCAGTTTTGGGGATTTTCTCGTTGGCTATCATCACTGGATGGTTGCAACGCCGAAAAAGTCAGACGGCTGGGGGGTAA
- a CDS encoding ATP-binding protein: MGGSPEEQSLIADPFYRGKNISNLPGAGLNTVKQFVELLQGTITFNSRIGLGTTFTVRLPCSR; the protein is encoded by the coding sequence ATAGGGGGTTCGCCTGAAGAGCAGTCCCTTATAGCTGATCCGTTTTATCGTGGCAAGAATATCAGCAATTTACCGGGCGCGGGATTGAATACTGTCAAACAGTTTGTGGAGCTACTACAGGGCACTATTACCTTCAATAGCAGGATTGGCTTAGGAACAACCTTTACAGTCCGATTGCCCTGTAGTCGCTAG
- a CDS encoding glycosyltransferase family 2 protein, protein MKVSNTNWDDVLVIIPALNEEETIETVIHSLQDLGLHQIRVVDNGSCDRTADTARTAGADVLSEPVPGYGRACWQGMQNIPEHIHWILFCDGDGSDDLSVLPEFFDQRQDYDFILGNRRVRPDSRAAMTPVQNWGNGLATILIRWGWGHSFQDLGPLRLIRRSRLEQLNMQDRGFGWTVEMQAKAAEHKLRTCEIPQGYRPRQGGRSKISGTIKGSVQAGSVILGTLAILYGQHLQLLYAKSPLRKYAVWLSAILLVAGCAMIVPYGDFTQPGMVPPFWRGVSVMGLGFVISWTLPQVSKVWFWMVAISTRCILLAMAPGNDIWRYLWEGRLQNFGLNPFALPPAAPQLLPLRTAWWSLINHAETSAIYPPITQLGFRGLAAISTSVLLFKVAFIAADLGVCWLLQRRFGLLNTLIYAWNPLIIYSFAGGAHYDSWFILPLVWAWLCLDTQSRRATLVGLGLLGVSIATKWISLPIIGFVGWTFVKKREWIWASISILLPVVPMLISALPFCSLTSCPLIPTSSSFVTKGRSAEFLPIGTLLSAPEWHNAVLLIPLAIALLFLLWRSTQVGDFTESYLGILLLLSPVVHAWYFTWLVPFAVASGNWGTRLVSLSAFVYFALPHRESLGASHWLLTSSERIWLWTPFVLGWCWTWYVQRSNALFKASPGTSQ, encoded by the coding sequence ATGAAGGTTTCTAACACAAATTGGGATGATGTACTGGTCATTATCCCTGCACTAAACGAAGAGGAAACGATTGAAACCGTCATTCATTCCTTACAGGATTTGGGATTGCATCAAATTCGAGTCGTTGATAATGGTAGTTGCGATCGCACCGCCGATACTGCCCGAACTGCAGGTGCGGACGTTCTCTCTGAACCAGTTCCTGGCTATGGCCGAGCCTGCTGGCAAGGAATGCAGAATATCCCCGAACATATCCACTGGATTTTGTTTTGTGATGGTGATGGCAGCGATGATCTATCCGTATTGCCAGAGTTTTTTGATCAACGCCAAGATTATGACTTCATTTTAGGCAATCGCCGTGTCCGCCCCGATAGTCGCGCTGCCATGACCCCTGTTCAGAACTGGGGAAATGGTTTAGCCACCATCTTAATTCGTTGGGGGTGGGGACATTCCTTTCAAGACTTAGGTCCCCTCCGCTTAATTCGCCGCTCTCGCCTTGAACAGCTCAATATGCAAGATCGTGGCTTTGGCTGGACGGTGGAAATGCAGGCCAAGGCCGCCGAACATAAACTGCGTACCTGCGAGATTCCTCAAGGCTACCGCCCTCGCCAAGGGGGACGCTCCAAAATTAGCGGCACAATTAAGGGAAGTGTCCAGGCGGGTAGCGTTATTTTGGGTACTCTGGCGATTCTATACGGGCAGCATTTACAACTGCTCTACGCAAAATCCCCTCTGCGGAAATATGCTGTATGGCTAAGTGCCATTTTGCTGGTGGCAGGCTGCGCCATGATCGTTCCTTATGGTGATTTTACCCAGCCAGGGATGGTGCCGCCGTTTTGGCGAGGGGTAAGCGTGATGGGACTGGGGTTTGTTATATCTTGGACATTGCCCCAAGTGTCGAAGGTGTGGTTTTGGATGGTTGCGATCTCAACTCGATGCATCCTCTTAGCCATGGCTCCCGGCAATGATATTTGGCGCTATCTCTGGGAAGGACGGTTGCAGAACTTTGGACTCAACCCGTTTGCACTGCCTCCTGCCGCACCTCAGCTATTACCCCTGCGTACAGCCTGGTGGTCACTGATCAATCATGCTGAGACCTCAGCCATTTATCCACCCATCACCCAATTAGGCTTCCGAGGGTTGGCTGCGATTTCCACCTCTGTTCTACTGTTTAAAGTTGCGTTTATTGCAGCGGATTTAGGGGTCTGCTGGCTACTTCAACGGCGATTTGGCCTCCTGAACACCCTGATCTATGCCTGGAACCCCCTGATCATTTACTCTTTCGCAGGCGGAGCCCATTACGATAGCTGGTTTATTCTGCCCCTCGTTTGGGCCTGGCTCTGTTTGGATACTCAATCCCGTCGGGCAACTCTTGTCGGATTAGGGCTGCTGGGCGTCAGTATTGCCACCAAATGGATTTCTCTACCCATCATTGGGTTTGTGGGTTGGACCTTTGTGAAAAAGCGAGAGTGGATATGGGCGAGCATCTCTATTCTGCTGCCAGTCGTGCCTATGCTGATCAGTGCCTTACCGTTTTGTTCCCTGACCAGCTGCCCCCTCATTCCGACCAGTTCCTCCTTTGTCACCAAAGGCCGTAGTGCTGAGTTTTTGCCCATTGGCACATTGTTATCAGCCCCCGAATGGCACAATGCGGTTTTGTTGATACCCCTTGCGATCGCACTCCTTTTTCTCCTTTGGCGCTCCACCCAAGTCGGTGACTTTACCGAAAGCTATCTAGGAATCTTGCTGCTACTCTCGCCAGTGGTTCATGCCTGGTACTTTACTTGGCTGGTCCCTTTTGCGGTTGCTAGTGGGAATTGGGGAACGCGTCTGGTCAGTCTCTCAGCCTTTGTCTATTTTGCCCTTCCCCACCGCGAGAGCTTGGGAGCAAGTCATTGGCTATTGACCTCTAGTGAGCGTATCTGGCTATGGACTCCCTTTGTCTTGGGATGGTGTTGGACTTGGTACGTTCAACGTTCCAATGCACTTTTTAAGGCCAGCCCAGGGACATCTCAGTAA
- a CDS encoding WD40 repeat domain-containing protein, producing MSTAQFKLQAKDQLSDYVRGLAWSADGHTLAAVSAAGEVVLWTDADRPSRRRIEVQGVCDRTCDCVGFSANHQFLAVGGEAGLLQVWDLQSDSPRLVFKESYGSNWIERLAWHPVQEWLAIPVNRTVQIWDLSHQKQVATLDFETSTVLDLAWHPTGQYLAVSGQGGVKVWDVQKPESPPVRFEVPGASLTCRWSGEGQYLASGNLDRTLSVLAWGQPPPWLMQGFPGKVSSIAWSDSSPPLLAAACVDGITVWRRQGNQWSSEVLTEHQGFVKAIAFQPNSQLLASGSNEGGVLLWPKAKKVSQTLKSLMSGTACLAWHPSGNFLAGGSRDGKIMIWTLGSSKQGFG from the coding sequence GTGAGTACAGCGCAGTTTAAGCTTCAGGCCAAAGATCAGCTCTCTGACTATGTGCGGGGGTTAGCCTGGTCGGCAGATGGCCACACTTTAGCGGCGGTTTCGGCAGCGGGAGAGGTGGTGCTGTGGACTGATGCAGATCGCCCCAGCCGACGGCGGATCGAGGTGCAAGGGGTGTGCGATCGCACCTGTGATTGCGTCGGTTTCTCCGCCAATCATCAATTCCTGGCCGTAGGAGGAGAAGCGGGCCTATTACAAGTGTGGGATCTACAATCCGACTCTCCTAGGCTGGTGTTTAAGGAGTCCTATGGGTCTAATTGGATAGAGCGGTTGGCCTGGCATCCGGTGCAGGAGTGGCTGGCGATTCCCGTCAATCGCACGGTGCAAATCTGGGATCTCTCCCACCAAAAACAGGTGGCAACCCTAGACTTTGAAACGTCCACCGTTCTGGATTTAGCATGGCATCCCACGGGACAATATCTAGCCGTTAGTGGTCAGGGCGGTGTCAAAGTCTGGGATGTGCAGAAACCAGAGAGTCCCCCCGTCCGGTTTGAGGTGCCAGGGGCGAGCCTTACCTGCCGATGGTCTGGGGAGGGGCAGTACCTGGCATCTGGCAATCTGGATCGCACCCTTTCCGTCCTAGCGTGGGGGCAACCTCCGCCCTGGTTGATGCAGGGATTTCCAGGAAAGGTGAGTTCGATTGCCTGGTCCGATTCCAGTCCCCCACTCTTAGCCGCTGCCTGTGTGGATGGGATTACCGTTTGGCGGCGACAGGGCAATCAATGGAGTAGTGAGGTGTTGACAGAGCATCAAGGATTTGTAAAGGCAATAGCATTTCAGCCAAACTCCCAACTTTTAGCGTCCGGGAGTAATGAGGGGGGTGTTCTACTCTGGCCTAAGGCCAAAAAGGTGAGCCAAACGCTGAAGTCTTTAATGTCAGGAACAGCTTGTTTAGCCTGGCATCCCTCTGGGAATTTTCTAGCAGGCGGAAGTAGGGATGGAAAGATTATGATCTGGACACTAGGATCATCTAAGCAAGGATTTGGTTAG
- a CDS encoding serine/threonine-protein kinase, whose amino-acid sequence MLLNNRFRILKQLAKGGFGATYLAEDTHMLSRRHCVVKQLQPEVPNQSCYEIALKKFKEEAAVLEQLKHDQIPQLYGYFEQENRLFLIQEWVDGPTLGEKVRALGQLSAEEVQQMLLRVLPVLEYLQNFKVIHRDIKPDNLILRQADSRPVLIDFGSMKRHLKTRISFSGSVVDSVIIGTEGFMAPEQAAQRTVYASDLYSLGMTAIYALTAKLPVEMESDYDTGQFKWRQYAPHVSDHLANILDKATEFSPHDRFSTAAEMLDALTLQNASAAATLISERTIHERPTILDQVEPELAEPATVPTRQTLALSSSVVMTSLVAGGIGFAIALGFQGLGPQAVTANPDQTRDTGTPLVQAANTFSGQGQELGAIRTLLNVPTTSKHAQEAREKVANLVHLELGQPIDQQLDVINLEKPPGKAKRSLAGLGVSYLSEVDTKTQRDKVQTKFGHSPIQTYRSSWPIHRQPTDADLVADPKSWYDPWFEQYEIAPGMTMEVMYGCKSNKVLQTAETFDRNNVDDELIEARFNRILQGSRKQDIQVSQATLKKLVDNKGKARTETFSTDQVQGWIISNQDQLMIVTRGI is encoded by the coding sequence ATGCTATTGAACAATCGCTTTCGAATCTTAAAACAACTCGCCAAAGGCGGTTTTGGCGCAACCTACTTGGCAGAAGATACCCATATGCTGTCGCGGCGCCACTGTGTGGTGAAGCAATTGCAGCCGGAGGTGCCTAACCAGAGCTGCTATGAGATTGCGCTCAAGAAATTCAAAGAGGAAGCGGCGGTTCTTGAACAACTGAAGCATGATCAAATTCCTCAGCTGTATGGCTATTTTGAGCAAGAGAATCGCTTATTTTTGATCCAGGAATGGGTTGATGGACCCACTTTAGGCGAAAAAGTTCGAGCGTTGGGACAGCTCTCGGCAGAAGAAGTTCAACAGATGCTGCTCCGAGTGCTACCGGTTCTGGAATATCTGCAAAATTTCAAAGTCATTCATCGGGATATTAAGCCAGATAACTTGATTCTGCGGCAGGCAGATAGTCGCCCTGTGCTAATCGACTTTGGCTCCATGAAGCGGCATCTCAAAACCCGGATCAGCTTTTCGGGAAGTGTTGTGGATTCCGTGATTATCGGGACGGAAGGGTTTATGGCCCCTGAACAGGCAGCCCAACGAACGGTCTATGCCAGCGATTTGTATAGCTTGGGGATGACGGCCATCTATGCTCTGACAGCCAAGCTACCGGTGGAGATGGAATCTGACTATGATACGGGGCAGTTTAAATGGCGACAATATGCGCCCCATGTCAGCGATCATTTAGCGAATATTTTGGACAAGGCGACGGAATTTAGCCCCCATGATCGCTTCAGCACCGCAGCCGAAATGCTCGATGCGTTGACCCTCCAGAATGCGAGTGCTGCTGCCACGCTTATCTCTGAGCGAACGATTCATGAACGACCCACAATATTAGATCAGGTTGAGCCTGAGCTGGCTGAACCCGCGACTGTACCTACGCGTCAGACTCTGGCGCTTTCCTCCTCTGTAGTGATGACCTCTCTAGTGGCAGGCGGTATTGGATTTGCGATCGCCCTTGGTTTCCAAGGTTTAGGTCCCCAAGCTGTCACAGCCAACCCGGATCAGACCAGAGATACGGGCACGCCTTTGGTACAAGCAGCCAATACCTTCTCCGGGCAGGGGCAAGAGCTGGGGGCCATCCGTACCCTGTTGAATGTGCCCACCACCTCGAAACATGCCCAGGAAGCCCGAGAAAAAGTTGCGAATCTCGTCCACCTAGAGTTGGGGCAACCCATCGATCAACAGTTGGATGTCATTAATTTGGAGAAGCCTCCTGGTAAAGCCAAGCGAAGTTTGGCCGGGCTTGGCGTCTCCTACTTATCAGAAGTGGACACCAAGACGCAGCGGGATAAAGTACAAACGAAATTTGGCCACTCCCCCATCCAGACTTACCGATCCAGCTGGCCCATCCATCGGCAACCCACGGATGCGGATTTAGTTGCTGATCCCAAATCTTGGTATGACCCTTGGTTTGAGCAGTATGAAATTGCGCCCGGTATGACGATGGAAGTGATGTATGGATGTAAGTCAAACAAGGTTCTGCAAACAGCTGAAACCTTTGACCGCAACAATGTGGATGATGAATTAATCGAAGCCCGCTTCAACCGGATTTTGCAAGGCAGTCGTAAACAAGATATCCAAGTCTCCCAAGCGACCCTCAAGAAACTCGTCGATAACAAAGGTAAAGCTAGAACTGAAACCTTCTCGACAGACCAAGTGCAAGGCTGGATTATCAGCAATCAAGACCAGCTGATGATTGTAACCCGAGGGATTTAA